The Corallococcus silvisoli genome contains the following window.
CACCGCGTAATGGCCCTTCACCCAGTCCACCATGCCCACCACCAGCGATGGCTCGCCAATGCCTCGCTCCTGGTTGGAGGAGAACATGAAGTTCCAGCACTGGGTCGCGTTCGCGTAGAGCGCCTGGTTGGGATACAGCACCAGGAAGCGCTCCGCGTCCGCCTTCGCGTTCAGCCGCGTGAGGCCGGCGAATTGATCCGGATTCTGAAGACAGCCATGCAGCCCGACCACGAGCGGTAGCGGCTCCCCGGGTTGGTAGCCGGTGGGAACCCAGAGCTGGAAGCCTCGGGTGCCCCAGATGTTGGAATAGCTGCCGTATACCCACGCGCCCGCCCGCGCCGGGGCAGCTCCCAGGACCGCGAACAGCGCGCACAACCCCACCGCCGCACGTGAGAGGGTACGGACCTTCCGGAGCACCGACATGTGTCTGCCTCCTGCTTCAGCGAGGACGCGCCATGCGCCCAGGCGACTCGACCTCCCGGAGGAACCCCTCCACCGCGTCGACCACCTGTCCGGGTTGATCCACGGGCGCCGCATGCCCGGAATCCGTCAGCACGCGCAGCCAGGCGTCCGGGAGCAGGGCGGTGTAGGCCTGCTTCGCGGCCAGCGGCGTGTAGTCCCGTTCGGAGTGCAGCACGAGCACGGGACAGGCCACGTCCTTCAGCCTGTCGAGGACGCTCCAACCGGCCAGCCCCCGCGTCGCGCGCAGGTAGACATCCGGCGCGTTGGCGCCCAGTGACTCCACCGCCCGGCGCCGCAGCGCCTCCTGCTCCGGCTTGGGGAACAGCCTGGGGGCGATCCGCTTCGCCAGCGCCCGGGGCCCCAGCAGCCGCAACACTCCCAGCCGCGCCGCGAACTCGAGCTTCCGGCGCAGGGTGCGCGCCACCATGTCCGGCCCGCTGTTGATGACGGTCAGGCTGCGCACCAGGTCCGGCCGGTCCACCGCCAGCTGGAAGCCCATCATCCCGCCCATGGACAGCCCGACGACGTGCACCCCGGACAGCCCCAGCCCGTCACACAGCGCGGCGATGTCGCGGGCGAAGAGCGCCACGCCATAGGCCCCCGCGGGCTTGTCACTGCGACCGTGCCCTCGCGCGTCCGGGACCACGACGCGGTGGTGCGCGGACAGCCGGGGCGCCACGGCCTCCCAGTCGCTGCCCGACGAGCCCAGCCCGTGGAGCAGGAGGATGGGTGGACCCTCGCCGGACGCCTCGAAGTGCAGCGTGACGCCGTCTGGCAGGGTGGACGTGGGCATCGTGGAGTGAACGACTGTTCAGAAGAGGAGTGGACTACGCTGGCGCTCCAGTAGGTCCAACCGTATCTGAACGACCGTTCGTTTTTCAAGGTGTGCTCCCCATGGCGTCTTCTCCTCCCTCCCGGCTGCGCGCGCGCAAGGCGGTCCTTCCCGCCTCGGCGGCGGCTGATGGCACCCGCCGGCGCATCCTGGAAACCGCGCTCCAGCTCTTCGCGAGCCGGGGCTTCCACGACGCCTCCATTCGCGACCTGGCGAAGGAGCTGGAGCTGCGGCCGAGCGCGCTCTACGCGCACTTCCCCTCCAAGGAGCACGTGCTGGCGGAGCTGGTGCGCCTGGGCCATGAGGCGCACCACGAAGGGCTCCGCACGGCGCTGCTGGGCGCGGGGGCCGCCCCTGTCGAGCAGCTGCGGGCCCTGGTCCGGGCCCACACGCTGCTTCACGCGAACCATCCCCAGCTCGCGGTGGTGGTGAATGACGAAATCCACGCGCTGCCGCCGGAGCTGGCGGCGCCCTCCCTGGCGTTGCGGGAGCAGTCCGCGGCCCTGCTCCTCGCGGTCATCGAGCGGGGCCGGACGCAGGGCGTGTTCTCGGTGCCGCACGCGGGCGTCGTCGCCAAGGCGATCTCCGCCATGGGGCTGCGTCTGCCGTACTGGTTCGAGGCCACGCCCGCGCTCGACGCCGAAGCGCTGGCGGACCTGCACGCGGAGCTGGCGTCGCGGATGCTGGGCGTGAAGGGGAAGCGCTGAGCCCAGCGGTGCTCCGCCCGCGAGGCGGGTGCACCCCCGCTACTTCCAGGAGCAGCCTTTGATCTTCTTGCAGTAGGCCTCGTTGGTGGCCGTCTCGCACTTGATGGCGACGCCGCCGCACATGTTGGCTCCGAACATGTAGGCACATCCGGGCTGGCTGCTGCAGTAGGTCTGGGAGAAGACGGCGCAGAAGGTGGCCTTGCCCGTACAGTGGCCGGAGCCCTGCTTCGCCGTCCCGTCCTTCGAGCCGTCTGTTTCGGGAGTGGCGGCGGTGCCGCCGTCCCTGTCCGCGACGCCCGCGTCCGCCTTCGCCGCGGACGCGGCCTTCGCCGCCGCCTTCTTCGCCGCGGCGTTGGTGTTCCCCGCGAGCGCGGGAGCCCCCAGCAGGGCCGTTGCCACCGCGAGTGCCATGAAGAGACCGACGCGCTGTCCGTGATGCACCATGTTCCTCACCTCTCCTGGGGGGCGTCCACACCCACCGCCATCTTCCGGCGCGGCAGTCTATCGTGCGGACCGCGAGTCCGGGCCCCGGGCTCACCGAAGGGGAGAAGAGGCGCATGGGAAACGCATCCGGAAGGCAGAAGCAGAAGCCGCTCATCCTCGACTCGGTCGCGGGCTCCGCCCCGGGCCTCTTCAAGGCGACGTTCACCACCCATCCG
Protein-coding sequences here:
- a CDS encoding alpha/beta fold hydrolase → MPTSTLPDGVTLHFEASGEGPPILLLHGLGSSGSDWEAVAPRLSAHHRVVVPDARGHGRSDKPAGAYGVALFARDIAALCDGLGLSGVHVVGLSMGGMMGFQLAVDRPDLVRSLTVINSGPDMVARTLRRKLEFAARLGVLRLLGPRALAKRIAPRLFPKPEQEALRRRAVESLGANAPDVYLRATRGLAGWSVLDRLKDVACPVLVLHSERDYTPLAAKQAYTALLPDAWLRVLTDSGHAAPVDQPGQVVDAVEGFLREVESPGRMARPR
- a CDS encoding TetR/AcrR family transcriptional regulator → MASSPPSRLRARKAVLPASAAADGTRRRILETALQLFASRGFHDASIRDLAKELELRPSALYAHFPSKEHVLAELVRLGHEAHHEGLRTALLGAGAAPVEQLRALVRAHTLLHANHPQLAVVVNDEIHALPPELAAPSLALREQSAALLLAVIERGRTQGVFSVPHAGVVAKAISAMGLRLPYWFEATPALDAEALADLHAELASRMLGVKGKR